Genomic window (Terriglobus sp. TAA 43):
ACGGCCCCGACTGGTTCGCCAGCGGCGTGTTCATTGGCGCTGGCCCGTGGTTCCACGGACCGCACGGTTTCTACGGTCACGTAGACAATCGCTATGACCCGCATTACGGCTACCACGGCCCGATGCCTGCACGCGGTGAGGCGCCTTTCAATCACTTCCACGGCAACGAAGCTCGCGATGGACAGGGCCACATTGGCAATGCACCGCATGGACCAGAAGGCGAACATGCGCCGGGCTTCTCCGGCCACGGCGGACCTGGCGGTGGTGGCCATCCCGGTGGCGGCGGCGGACATCACTAAACTGCAACGAGATAGGAAAGAGCTGTCGTCTTCATGGCGATGGCTCTTTCATTTTGCACAATCCTGTTAGTGATCAGGCGATGTCCTGACATCCCTCGACCGTAAGTGAAGGATCAGCATAATTGCCGCCATAATAAGATTTACACCCAGAAAAAACCCGATACCGAACAATGTTCCCATTGCACTGCTGAGCCCGCACTGCCCATCAATCTGTTCTGGTCTGCAATCGGAGGCGACACCTTCTTGCCATATGGCTACCCCTCCTCCCACACTCAGCGCGAAAACGCCAATGACAATGCTTAAGAATCGTTTTCTTCGTAGCTTCACGCGGCGCCTCGCGGCTAGTAAAGCACATCATTGATAAACTTTGCTTATGCCTTTGAATGATCTGGAACAGCGCATCGAGCATGCGTTTTCGCTTGGCGCATCTGCTGCCGCCGACCCGAACTCTCTCATCGCCTTCAACGAACTCCGCGACGCTCTGGAAGCCGGAACTCTCCGCTCCGCCGAACCCGACGCCACCAGCCCCATCGGCTGGAAGGTGAATGCGTGGGTCAAGCGTGGCATCCTGCTGGGCTTCCGTCTCGGCAACCTGATCGAGATGTCCGCGGGTTCCTTCGTCGACAAGCACACCTATCCCGCCCGCACTTTCGCTCCCGAACAGGGCATCCGGGTTGTTCCCGGCGGATCCAGCGTCCGCGCAGGCGCATACCTCGCAAAATCGGTCGTGATGATGCCGCCCGCATACGTCAACGTAGGTGCCTTCGTTGATGAAGGCACCATGGTCGACTCGCACGCCCTCGTCGGCTCCTGCGCCCAGATTGGAAAGCGTGTTCACCTGAGCGCCGCTGCACAGATCGGTGGCGTTCTGGAACCTGTGAACGCGACGCCCGTCATCATTGAGAACGACGTACTGGTTGGCGGCAACACCGGCGTCTACGAAGGAACGATCGTGCGCAGCAAGGCCGTTCTGGCCGCTGGAACCATCCTGACGCGCGGCACACCGGTCTATGACGTGGTGAACAACACCGTCATCAAGGCGACGGCAGAGACTCCTCTGATCATCCCGTCGGGCGCAGTTGTCGTTCCCGGATCACGCGCCATCACCAAACCCGGCGCGGAGGGCCTCAGCGTGTACACTCCCGTCATCGTGAAGTATCGCGACGAGAAGACAGAGCTTTCGCTCGCGCTGGAAGACCTGCTGCGCTAAAGAACAATCCGAATCCCCCGCCGGAGAGAGCCGATGCTGCGAACGCTGTTGCACGACGACCACGAGCATTACGACAGTGACGGCTTTCGCCTGCGGGGACTTGGCTTTTCACGCCTCGACGGATTCTCTGACGTTGTCTTTGGCTTTGCACTCACGCTGCTCGTCGTCTCGCTGGAAGTCCCACGCGATTTTGGCGAGCTGCATCATCTTCTGGCGGGGTTTGTTCCCTTTGGCGTGAGCTTTCTCCTGTTGATGCTGGTGTGGTTCGGCCACTTCAACATCTTCCGCCGCCTTGGGACACACGATGCTGGAACGCTCTGGCTGAACGGCATGCTGCTGTTCGTCATCCTGTTTTATGTCTATCCGTTGAAGTTCCTGTTTCTGTCGGCCTTCGGACAGAGCGGCCAATTGGAAATCGGCAAGATGCAGGAACTAGTGGTGCTGTATGCGGGCGGCTTCGCCACCATCTACTACCTGTTCGCCGCGCTATACGCCAACGGCTATCGTCAGCGAGAGGCGCTGCAATTTACGCCGTTGGAACGAGGGCTAACGCGCAACTTCATCCTGGAAGAAAGCGGAACAGCAACCATTGGTGTGCTGGTCTGCATTGTGGCCGTCACCATGCCCGGACGCGCTGCGACCGCCTGCCTGCTGTTCCTGCTCATCGCCCCGTGGAAAAGCTACATGGGCTATCGCTGCGGTCACCTGAAGCGATCCATGGACGCCCAGGCGGATGCAATCCAACAACCGCAAACTGAGTAGGCAGCCGCCGCTCTGTGACTGAAGTTCTAAATCGTAAAGACACGTCCATCGAAGGCTAAACCTACCGATGCTAACCTGAAGTCCATCGGCGACGAAGACAGAGCTGCGGCTCCCCCACTGCACACCTGGTACTGGCGATCTAAAGATATGGAAACCGCTTCGAACGCACGCTCGTCTCGCACCCTCCCGGCTTTGCCTACGGAGTTGCGATGGTTCATGATCATCAGCCTTGTGTGCCTTGCGCTCTCCATCTTGAGCGTGGTGCTGCGTGTGTTACTGGTGCATGTGCCACAGCATGGTCTGCCTTCGGCCATCTACACCAAGGATTGGTTTGGCGATGTGTACGCCTACATCGGGAAGGTGGACATCATCCACTCTCCAACGATGTACACAGAAGGCGTTCGTTATTACTATCCCGCCCCGGCCATCTTCGTATATGTGTTCCTGCATTGGTTTGCAGGCCCCGCTCGCGTCTTCGCAAGAAGCTGTTATGCACTGGTGGGAATTGCACTGGCTGCCATTGCGCTCATGTGTCTGCGGATGCATCGCAGCCTGCAGGAACGTGGCATCAATGCCAAGCAGTCATTCTTGTTTCTGCTTACCGCTCTCATCTGCAGTTGGCCGGTGGATTACGCATTGCACCAGGGCAATATCGAGGCTTTGCTGTGGGTGGGCGTCGCAGTGGCGCTCTGGGCCTATTACCGTGGAAACTGGTGGCTCTTCGCCATCATGATAGGCATCTTCGGTTCGGCAAAAATTTATCCGATGCTGTTCCTGGCTCTTTGTCTTCGCCCGCGCAAATTCATGCCGATGCTGTTGTCCATCGCAGTATTCGCCGGAGTGACCGTGGCGTCACTGGCCTATCTTGGGCCAAATGTTCTGG
Coding sequences:
- a CDS encoding 2,3,4,5-tetrahydropyridine-2,6-dicarboxylate N-succinyltransferase — protein: MPLNDLEQRIEHAFSLGASAAADPNSLIAFNELRDALEAGTLRSAEPDATSPIGWKVNAWVKRGILLGFRLGNLIEMSAGSFVDKHTYPARTFAPEQGIRVVPGGSSVRAGAYLAKSVVMMPPAYVNVGAFVDEGTMVDSHALVGSCAQIGKRVHLSAAAQIGGVLEPVNATPVIIENDVLVGGNTGVYEGTIVRSKAVLAAGTILTRGTPVYDVVNNTVIKATAETPLIIPSGAVVVPGSRAITKPGAEGLSVYTPVIVKYRDEKTELSLALEDLLR
- a CDS encoding TMEM175 family protein, which codes for MLRTLLHDDHEHYDSDGFRLRGLGFSRLDGFSDVVFGFALTLLVVSLEVPRDFGELHHLLAGFVPFGVSFLLLMLVWFGHFNIFRRLGTHDAGTLWLNGMLLFVILFYVYPLKFLFLSAFGQSGQLEIGKMQELVVLYAGGFATIYYLFAALYANGYRQREALQFTPLERGLTRNFILEESGTATIGVLVCIVAVTMPGRAATACLLFLLIAPWKSYMGYRCGHLKRSMDAQADAIQQPQTE
- a CDS encoding glycosyltransferase family 87 protein gives rise to the protein METASNARSSRTLPALPTELRWFMIISLVCLALSILSVVLRVLLVHVPQHGLPSAIYTKDWFGDVYAYIGKVDIIHSPTMYTEGVRYYYPAPAIFVYVFLHWFAGPARVFARSCYALVGIALAAIALMCLRMHRSLQERGINAKQSFLFLLTALICSWPVDYALHQGNIEALLWVGVAVALWAYYRGNWWLFAIMIGIFGSAKIYPMLFLALCLRPRKFMPMLLSIAVFAGVTVASLAYLGPNVLEANRRVSEGVHIFGALNLAPAFAWPGAAMFEHSFCGFLHLLLDGHPSILMPILKVYLPTLGVLLMVAFFARVWKMPRANQVLFIALACVSAPTMSLDYTLELLYIPFAWIVLAIAESAMEGRRIPGATATMACFALVLSPELFIYIGGRDLYGQSKSVVLAVMFFLALRYPFADGNDAALTDVQHEQKSAPFAVTPLPGASRP